A genomic window from Triticum urartu cultivar G1812 chromosome 7, Tu2.1, whole genome shotgun sequence includes:
- the LOC125522130 gene encoding 60S ribosomal protein L7-2-like: MAEEEGTQQLPFVRETVLKKRKDNEEWATKNRERKAAKRQRRRHDAKGAIKRPEDFVKEFRNKELDFLRMRTRLKVRKLRPAEAIDAKLLFAIRIPGTADLHPQIRKILARLRLTQVLTGVFLKATEANLKRLAAVGPFVTYGFPNLKNVKELIYKKGRGYFDKEPFPLTSNDLIEKALGEHGVICLEDVVHEISTVGPHFRETASFLMPFKLKCPERRLQMKKKPFKDGGDSGNRGDKINELLEKLN; this comes from the exons atggcggaGGAGGAGGGGACGCAGCAGCTGCCGTTCGTGCGGGAGACGGTCCTCAAGAAGAGGAAGGACAACGAGGAGTGGGCCACCAAGAACCGGGAGCGCAAGGCGGCCAAGAGGCAGCGCCGCCGCCACGACGCCAAGGGCGCCATCAAGCGCCCCGAGGACTTCGTCAAGGAGTTCCGCAACAAGGAGCTCGACTTCCTGCGGATGCGCACGCGCCTCAAGGTCCGGAAGCTGCGCCCCGCCGAGGCCATCGACGCCAAGCTGCTCTTCGCCATCCGCATCCCAGG CACTGCGGACTTGCACCCGCAAATCAGGAAGATCTTGGCCAGGCTGCGGCTGACCCAGGTCCTCACCGGCGTGTTCCTCAAGGCCACCGAGGCAAACCTCAAGAGGCTTGCTGCTGTTGGACCTTTCGTCACCTATGG GTTCCCCAATTTGAAGAATGTGAAGGAGCTTATTTACAAGAAGGGTCGCGGATATTTCGACAAGGAGCCTTTCCCCCTGACCAGCAATGATCTAATCGAAAAG GCTCTTGGAGAACACGGCGTCATATGTTTGGAAGACGTCGTGCACGAAATCTCCACGGTCGGGCCGCACTTCAGAGAAACGGCGAGCTTTCTCATGCCCTTCAAGCTCAAGTGTCCGGAGAGGAGGCTGCAGATGAAGAAGAAACCTTTCAAGGATGGCGGCGACTCGGGCAACCGCGGGGACAAGATCAACGAGCTACTAGAGAAGCTGAACTGA